The Amycolatopsis camponoti genome segment AGGCCCGCCGGATCGTCGTCACCAAGGACGACACCACGATCGTCGACGGTGCCGGCACCAAGGACGCCATCTCCGGGCGGGTCGCGCAGATCCGCAAGGAGATCGAGACCACCGACTCCGACTGGGACCGCGAGAAGCTGCAGGAGCGGCTCGCGAAGCTCGGCGGCGGCGTCGCGGTCATCAAGGTCGGCGCGGCCACCGAGACCGAGCTGAACGAGCGCAAGCACCGCATCGAGGACGCCGTGGCTTCGACCAAGGCGGCCGTCGAAGAGGGCATCCTGCCCGGCGGTGGTTCGGCGCTGGTCCACGCGGTCAAGGAGCTCGAAGGCGGCCTCGGCCTCGAGGGCGACGAAGCGACCGGTGTCCGCATCGTGCGCGACGCGCTGTCCGCCCCGCTGTTCTGGATCGCGACCAACGCGGGCCACGAGGGCGCGGTCATCGTCAACAAGGTCCGGGAGCAGAGCTGGGGCCAGGGCTTCAACGCCGCCACCGGCGAGCTGACCGACCTGCTGGCCGCCGGCATCGTCGACCCGGTCAAGGTGACCCGGTCCGCGGTGGCGAACGCCGCCTCGATCGCGCGTCTGGTGCTGACGACGGAGTCGTCGATCGTCGAGAAGCCGGCCGAGGAAGAGCCCGCCGCGGGCGGCCACGGCCACTCGCACTGATTCAGGCGAGAGCGGGGCGGTACTCCCTCGGGAGTGCCGCCCCGCTTCTTTGTGTCCGGAACAGCACGAAGGGCGGCACCCCACCCGGTGCCGCCCTCCGATGTCTGTGGGGCGCTCAGCCGCCGGACATGCTGAGCGCGCGTTTGTCGGACTTGATGAGGTGCTCCCGCTCGGACTCCGAGAGCCCGCCCCAGATGCCGTAGGGCTCGTGCACGGCCAGCGCGTGGCTGCGGCACATCTCCAGGACGGGGCAGCTCAGGCAGACCGCCTTCGCCCTGGCCTCCCGCCGTGCCCGCGCCGGGCCGCGCTCGCCGTCCGGGTGAAAGAAGGACGCGCTGTCCATCCCCCGGCACGACCCTTCGAGCTGCCAGTCCCACATGTCGGCGTTGGGTCCTGGGAGCCTGCGCGTGTCTGCCATCCTGACCGCCTCCGTCAATCGGTCGATGCCGCTAGCTGCTCTGCTGTGGTGCCGATACTCCATTCGGTGCAACGGCGGTAACGTTAGAAGCGCGCCAATAGTTGTTCAAGCGATTCGGTTCGATTCAGCCGTTAGGCATCCCCCGGATGTGTGAGCAGGGGTTTCGCCTCCGGTTGCCGACTGCGCTGAGTGCCTGGATATTGAGGCTCGTGGGAGCTGGGTCGGGTACCGAAGAACCCACCCTGCCGGTGGCCTCGGTCGCCCGCCGGCTCGGGGTCGCGCCGTCCACCCTCCGAACCTGGGACCGCCGCTACGGGCTGGGTCCCAGCCGGCACACCGACGGCCGTCACCGCCGCTACGGCAGCTCCGACATCGGCCGCCTCGAACTGATGCAGCGAGCGTTGCTGAGCGGCGCGTCGACGGCCGAGGCCGCGCGCTACGCCCTCGAGCAGATGCCGCGCTCCGGGCCGCCCCAGCCGGAGGAGCCCGAGGACCCTCCGGGGGTGTCCGGCGCCGACGACGGACTCGAGGTCCGTTCCCGACTGGCCCGCCGCCTGAGCACGGCGGCGCTGGCGATGGACGTGGGCGCGGTCCAGCGGATGCTCGCGGACACGATCGCCGAGCTGGGCGTCCTCCCGGCGTGGACGGGCGTGGTCGAGCCGGTGCTGTCGGCCCTGGGAGCCCGCTGGCGCGGCGCGAGCGCGGGCGCGGAGGTCGAGTACCTGCTGGCGGAGTGCGTGTTCGCGGCGCTGGTCCGCGCGACCCCGGTGCTGGACGAGCCCCGCAACACGCGCCCGGTGCTGCTGGGCTGCGTCCCGGAGGAGCGCGACTCGATGCCGATGTACGCACTGGCGGCGTCCCTGGCCGGCCGCCGCATCGGGGCGCAGCTGTTCGGGGTGCCGTTGCCGGCGGAGGTGCTGGCGGTGGCGGTCCGCCGCAGCGCGCCGGCGGCGGTGGTCCTGTGGGCCCACCGCCGCGGGGTGGCGGACACGCGGCTGTTCGCGAGGGTGTCCCGGGGCAGGCAGCGGAGCCGGCTGTTCGCGTGCGGGCCCGGATGGGACCCGGCGGGGCTGCCGGACAAGGTGGAGCTGCTGACCGACCTACCGGGCGCGGCAGACCGGCTCGAGCACGTCCTGGTGGGCGGACGGGGGTAGACCCCGAGTTGTCCACAGGCGAGGTTTGGTTGTGGACAACTTCGCCGCGGGGGCCGCGGTCCCCCGGTTTTGTCCGGCCTCGCCGATAGACTGGCCAAGGGGACGCCCCCCAGGGAAGGGCGGGGGCGTGCTGTCCGGGCCGCTGCCGCCCGCAGGCCACGCCAGCTGGCATCTCGTCGGAGTCAACTCGAGAGCAGCACCGTCGATCTTGCTGGAACCCCAGGGGAAGGCTGTCCGGGCCGCCGCCGCCCTCGGGCGAACCGGGCGATCCGCGAGGCGGCTCACTTCGATCATGTTTCTGTCGGTGCCACCCGCTAGAAAGGACGGGTGCACGAACCCGCCCTCAGGGCCGCCGCGTTCGGGAGCGATCCGCTCCCGGACCCCGCCGTCACGCGCGGAGCCGGCGGAGGGGCCCGCACCCCCCGGGGGCGGCTGCTCGCCGCCATCGTGCTCGGCGCCCAAGGCCGGTATGCCGCCGCCGCGGCTCTGCTTGGCCCCCTGAGGCACGAAGCCGGTCCGGTCGAGGCCTCACTCGCCGCCAGCGCCCTCGCCGCCCACCGGAGGCAGCTGGGCGGCCACCGGCAGGCTCGTGCGCTCGACGGTGAGGCCTTCGCGAAAGCCGCCGGCCGGGACAGCCGCCCCGACCCGGACGGTCTCGACGCCGCGGGCGCGCGAGCCGATGCCCTCCTCGGCCTGGCCGCCGACAACCTCGCCCTCGGGCGCCTCGGCGCCGCTCGCAGGCTCGCCGAGCGTGCGACCCGCGAGGACGATCGGTGGCGAGCCCGGGTCCGCGGCGGCTGGGTCGGGGCCGAGATCGAGCTCGCCGCAGGTCAGGGCGCCGCCGCCGTGCCGCACGCCGAGCGCGCATTCGAAACGGCCGAAGCCCGCGGTGCACGGCGGCACGTCGTGAAATCCGGGATTGTGCTGGCCGTGGCCCTGCGGGCCGCCGGGGCTCCCGATCACCGGGAGATTTCGGACGGTCTTGTCGGAAATGCAATGGCGACGGCCGAGGAATGCGAACTGCTTTCACTTTTGTGGCCGGCCGCCCTCGTCATGGCCGATCTGCGCCCAGGACACGCCGAGGAGTATCGATTCAGAGTGGCAGAGGTGTTGCACGCAGTGTTACGAAGCGCAGATCCTTGCGGGAGGAGGATCGCGGGGGAATCACCATGGGTCCCCGCCCCGGGTGGTTGAGCCGTCGGAATGGGGTGTTCCGGCATCCGGGCTAAGAAACTTCAAAAAAAGCCACCGGATCGTGTCAAGGTTCGGGCTAAAGCGTCCGATAGGGGAAGTGGAATGTCACCCGGCTGCAGGAAGGAAACCCCGTGACGACGGTCTTGATCTGCGACGACCGACGCAGTGTCCGTGAAGGGCTCACCCGAGTGATGTCCGCGGTCCCTGGGGTCAGTCGCATCGACTGCGTAGCGCACGGTGACGAGCTGCTGGCCCGGTACTCCCGTCAGCCCGTCGACGTCGTGCTGGTCGGAACGCAACGCGCGGTCCCGACAGGTGTCGAAGCCACTCGACGGCTCGTCTCCGCCAACCCCCAGGCGAACGTCATCGTCTTCGGTGCCCCCGACGACGCGGGCAGCATCGCCGCGGCGATCGCCGGCGGTGCCCGTGGCTACCTCCGCTGGGACGCGTCCCGGCCGGAGCTGGTCGCCGCACTGGCCCACACCCTGGCGAGCACCTCGGTGCCCGCGCCCCGTCAGCCGTCCGACCCGGGCGTCCAGCTGACCGAGCGCGAGCTTCAGGTGCTCCGCGGGATGAGCCAGGGCAAGAGCAACGGCCAGATCGGCCGCGAGCTCTACCTGTCCGAGGACACGGTGAAGACCCACGCCCGGCGGCTGTTCCGCAAGCTCGGCGTGCGCGACCGCGCGCAGGCCGTGGCGCACGGCTTCCGTCGCGGCCTGGTCAGCTGACCCGTCCCCGCGGCTTCTCCTCGATCCTGACACGGCCGGAATACAGGTGACGACGGGCCAGGGCGCGCACCGCCCTGGCCCGCACTTGTGTGGTCCCCATCACACTCCGGCGCCCCTTCGGGCAGCCACCGGGCGGAACCCCGTCCCGGCACCCGTCCCTCCGACGGATCTCGTACCCGCGACACCGTTCGTTCGTTGAATCGGCGATGACGACCGCGGGTCTGCAGGACCATCCGTATTTCCGTGCCTTCAGACGGTGCGGCGCGCCGGGAAGCACCGCGCGCGCCGGTCCGAAGCGGCCCGAAGGTACGGTAGCGGTCACCGGTTCGGGGTGGAGGCGACCACGGGCCGGGTTCTTTGCACACCTACACGTAACACTGGGACTGTTGTCTGCGATGGCCAATGTGGGGGATGGACTGGATGAACCGGTCGCCGCTGCTGTCGAGGGAGATCCCCAGGCAGTGGAGCGGCTGCTGGCTGCTATCCGTCCACTGGTAGTGCGGTATTGCCGCGCCCGGGTTGGCAGGCAGGAGCGATCTTTCGCTTCGGCGGACGACGTTGCGCAGGAGGTGTGTCTCGCGGTGCTAACGGCATTGCCTTCGTACCGCGATCAAGGCCGTCCGTTCCTGGCCTTCGTCTACGGGATCGCCCAGCACAAGGTGGCCGACGCGCATCGCGCCGCGGCGCGCAACCGGGCCGAGCCGGTGGCCGAGATCCCCGACGAAGTCGAGGGCGGGGTCGGTCCCGAGCAGCGGGCGCTGCAAGGTGAGCTGAACGAGCGGATGTCCCAGTTGTTGCAGGTGCTGCCGGACAAGCAGCGGGAGATCGTGGTGTTGCGCGTGGTCGTGGGCCTGTCGGCGGAGGAGACCGCGGATGCGGTCGGCTCCACGCCCGGTGCCGTCCGCGTCGCCCAGCACCGCGCCCTCGCGCGGCTGAGAAAGGTCCTGGCCGCGGAGGAGGTGATCTGAGTGACCGGTCACGAGAAGGGCTACGAGCCCGATGACGTGTTCGGCAATGGCTTGTCGTCTTCGGAGGCGGAGTTCGCCGCCGACCTGTCGGCGGTCCAAGCGGACGATGCTCTGCTCGACGCGCTCGGCGGGTCCGATCCGGCGCTGGCCGACGGCCTCGGCGATCAGGAGCTCAACGCGTTGCTGGTCGCGTGGCGAAGAGACATCGACAGTGAGCCTCTGGCCGAACTGGTCGACGTCGACACCGCTGTGCGGACCGTCACCACCGCGAGTCTCGCGAAGCAACACGCTTCGAGCGGACGCCGCCGCAGGCTGCTCGTCCCGGTCGCCGTCGCCGCCGCTGTGCTGGCGATCGCGTTCACCGGCACCGGGCTGGCCGCGCGCTCCGCAGAACCCGGCGACACCCTGTGGGGCCTCGCGAAGGTCCTGTACTCCGATCACACCCGCTCGGTCGAGGCGGCCGCGAACGCGAAGGTCGACCTCGAGAAGGCGAACCTCGCCATCGCCGGCGGCAACCTCGACGCCGCCCGCGAAGCCCTCGACGCCGCGCAGGCCGCCCTGTCGCAGGTCAGCGACGAGGACAACCGCGACCAGCTGATGGAGCAGCACCGGCAGCTCGCCGCGCAGCTCCAGAACCCGGAAGCGCCGGTCCAGGGCCCGACCCAGACGACTCCGACGCTGGTGCCGCCCGGTGCCTCGTCGACGCAGGTGCCGCCGGCCGGCTCGGCGACGTCCATCCCGGGCAGCGGCAGCGGTACCACCAGCCTGCCGGGCACCGGGACGCCGACCCCGACGCCCCCGCCGCCGCCGACCACCACGCCGCCGCCGCCGACCACCGAGCCGCCGCCGAGCACCACGGCCGCGAGTGGCAACGACCCCGGCACGAACACGGGCCGCAGCGAGTCCTCCGTCGGCGGCCAGAGCTCCGGCGGCGAGTAAGAGCTTCGGATACGAAAGAGCCCTGGTGAGCAAGCTCACCAGGGCTCTTTCGCGTTCTGACTCAGTAGGCGCTTTCGTTGGCCGTTACGCCGTCGGCGAAGCCCCGGCAGTAGTCCCAGCTCACGTAGTCGCCCGGGTTCGGGTCGTAGGCCGGCTCGTGCGGGCGCATCCGCCCGTCGGCCAGCAGCTGCTCCAGGCTGGCCCGCAGCAGGTGCCAGTCGTGGTAGTGCGGTTCGTCGCACTCGCCGCAGTCGACGACGATCCCGCGGACCCCGCGGGGCTCGAGGAGCGCCTGGTAGACGGCCAGATCGGAGAGGTCGGCCAGCAGCTCCGTGCGTTCGGAGTCGCTGATCGGCTCGTCCAGCCGGTCCTCGTCGACGAGGAACGCCCGGGCCGGGTCGTCCGGGTCGTCCGCGAACGGGTCTGGAGGCAGGACATCATGCGCCACGGCCTGCACGGTACCGGGCGGTCCCCGCGGCTCGCCCACCGCCCGGGGCGGGGCCGAGCGGCGGATATCATGAGGGGAAGGCTCCGAGTCGCCACAGCGACCCCGCTCATCCCGCGTCAGGAAGGCCCTTCACCCGCTATGACCAGCGACGGCATCACCGCCCCCATGCCGGCCAAGTTCGCCATGCTCGGCCTGACCTTCGACGACGTGCTGCTGCTGCCTGCCGAATCCGACGTCGTGCCCAGCGCGGTGGACACCGGCACGCGGCTGACCCGGAACATCACCCTCGGCATCCCGCTGGTCTCCGCCGCGATGGACACCGTCACCGAGGCCCGGATGGCCATCGCCATGGCCCGCCAGGGCGGCATCGGCGTGCTCCAGCGCAACCTGCCGATCGACGAGCAGGCCGCCGCCGTCGAGGTCGTGAAGCGGTCCGAGGCGGGCATGGTCACCGACCCGGTCACCTGCTCGCCCGACGCGACGCTGGCCGAGGTCGACGCGCTGTGCGCGAAGTTCCGCATCTCCGGGGTGCCGGTGGCCGACGCGTCCGGCGCGCTGGTGGGCATCATCACCAACCGCGACATGCGGTTCGAGGTGGACCACAGCCGCCCGGTGTCCGAGGTGATGACGAAGGCGCCGCTGGTCACCGCCCAGGTCGGCGTGTCCGCGGACGCCGCGCTCGGCCTGCTGCGCCGGCACAAGATCGAGAAGCTCCCGATCGTCGACGGCGCGGGCAAGCTGCGCGGGCTGATCACCGTCAAGGACTTCGTGAAGACCGAGCAGTACCCGAAGGCGACGAAGGACCCGGACGGCCGCCTGATCGTCGGCGCCGCGGTCGGCGTCGGCCCGGACGGCCACAAGCGCGCGATGGCGCTGGCCGACGCGGGCGTCGACGTCCTGATGGTCGACACCGCGCACGGGCACTCCCGGGCGGTCGTCGACACGGTGAGCCTGCTGAAGAAGGAGCTGGGCGACGCGGTCGACATCGTCGGCGGCAACGTCGCGACCCGCGCGGGCGCGCAGGCGCTGGTCGACGCGGGCGCGGACGGCGTCAAGGTCGGCGTCGGCCCGGGCTCGATCTGCACCACCCGGATCGTCGCGGGCGTCGGCGTCCCCCAGATCTCCGCGATCTACGAGGCCGACCAGGCGTGCCGCCCGGCGGGCGTCCCGGTGATCGGCGACGGCGGCATCCAGTACTCCGGCGACATCGCGAAGGCGATCGCGTCCGGCGCGTCGACGGTGATGCTGGGCAGCCTGCTGGCCGGCACCGCCGAGTCGCCCGGCGACCTGATCCTGGTCAACGGCAAGCAGTTCAAGGTCTACCGCGGCATGGGCTCGCTCGGCGCGATGCAGTCGCGGGGCCAGGCGAAGTCGTACTCCAAGGACCGCTACGCCCAGGACGACGTGCTGAGCGAGGACAAGCTGGTCCCCGAAGGCATCGAAGGCCGCATCCCGTTCCGCGGGCCGCTGGCCAACGTCGTGCACCAGCTCGTCGGCGGCCTGCGCTCGGGCATGGGCTACGCCGGCGCGAACACGATCGCCGAGCTGCAGGAAGCCCAGCTGGTCCGGATCACCGCGGCCGGCCTCAAGGAGAGCCACCCGCACGACATCACGATGACCGTCGAGGCCCCGAACTACACGACGCGTTAGGGCCGGTATCGAAGTCGGTCAGAGCCATTCGTTGATCGCGGCCCGGCTCTCGAGTCCCAGACGGTCGTGAGTGAGAAACAGGGTTAGAACACTGTTTCTCACTCACGACCGGTGGCGCGGCGGGTCCGGGACGATCGTGCGCGAGCACACCCATGTGGTCGTACTGCTCTACCCGTTCGCCGACCGCGAGGCCGAGCGGGAGATCGAAGGCCTGCGCGCCGACTACGAAAAGCAGTTCCAGCAGGAGTCGGTACTGCGTTCGGACTCAGTGGCGAAGGTCTCCTTCTGAGTTTTCGTAACCTAGCGTGCTTACGGTAATCGGCCTATCGCCTTGCGTGGCCACTTTGGTGTGCACTGGACGGCATGACGGTCAGCCGCTTCACGCGCCTGCTGCGCAAGGTGTTCTTCACGGCCGTCGCGCTCGCGTCGCTGTTCCTCGGCGGGATCGTCTGCCTGATGTGCCAGGTGTTGGCCGGTCGCGACGCGCCCACCTTTCGCGTCGAAGGGCACGTCCTGTCCCACGAGCGGGGAGCGCTCCCGGTCGGCGGGGACGACGAGGCGGTCAGCCACACCGTCGCGATCGACGCCGGGAACCGGCTCTACCGCGTCACAGCGGTCGATCCCGGCCTCGACCTGCCCGCCGGGCAGCCGGTCGCGCTCGACGTCTCGACGGCGGACGGCAGCATCGCCTACCTCAGCGCCGGCGGCGGCGTGGTCGACCTGCGGCCGGGCGTGATCCGGCCGGTGCTGCTGATCTGCGCGGCCCTGCTCGCGTTGGGCGCGATGTACTTCGGCGCGGTCCGGCTGAACGTCTACCCACCGGTGGCGACCTGGCTGGCCCTGGCCCTGGGTGCGCTGCTGGCGCCCGTCATCGTCTTCGTGCGGGTGTAGCCGTGGCCGGGAGCCTCGTCGTCTCCGTGGTGGGCGCGGCCCTCGCCGGGGCCGCGCTGGCCTTCGGGACGTGGGGGGTCCTCGACGCGGGCGGACCGGCCGAGCGGGAAGAAGCCACCGTCGAGAGCCGGGGCCAGCACGACTCGAGCTCGACGGGCCACCGGTACGACCTCGTCCTCCGCACGGCGGCCGGCGAGCGCTTCCAGGTCGAATCGGGCGACGCGACACTCGACCTGGAGCC includes the following:
- a CDS encoding DUF3574 domain-containing protein, with translation MRNRVRTLFLTHDRWRGGSGTIVREHTHVVVLLYPFADREAEREIEGLRADYEKQFQQESVLRSDSVAKVSF
- a CDS encoding MerR family transcriptional regulator, with the translated sequence MGAGSGTEEPTLPVASVARRLGVAPSTLRTWDRRYGLGPSRHTDGRHRRYGSSDIGRLELMQRALLSGASTAEAARYALEQMPRSGPPQPEEPEDPPGVSGADDGLEVRSRLARRLSTAALAMDVGAVQRMLADTIAELGVLPAWTGVVEPVLSALGARWRGASAGAEVEYLLAECVFAALVRATPVLDEPRNTRPVLLGCVPEERDSMPMYALAASLAGRRIGAQLFGVPLPAEVLAVAVRRSAPAAVVLWAHRRGVADTRLFARVSRGRQRSRLFACGPGWDPAGLPDKVELLTDLPGAADRLEHVLVGGRG
- a CDS encoding DUF5319 domain-containing protein, which gives rise to MQAVAHDVLPPDPFADDPDDPARAFLVDEDRLDEPISDSERTELLADLSDLAVYQALLEPRGVRGIVVDCGECDEPHYHDWHLLRASLEQLLADGRMRPHEPAYDPNPGDYVSWDYCRGFADGVTANESAY
- a CDS encoding sigma-70 family RNA polymerase sigma factor, whose protein sequence is MANVGDGLDEPVAAAVEGDPQAVERLLAAIRPLVVRYCRARVGRQERSFASADDVAQEVCLAVLTALPSYRDQGRPFLAFVYGIAQHKVADAHRAAARNRAEPVAEIPDEVEGGVGPEQRALQGELNERMSQLLQVLPDKQREIVVLRVVVGLSAEETADAVGSTPGAVRVAQHRALARLRKVLAAEEVI
- a CDS encoding WhiB family transcriptional regulator, which encodes MADTRRLPGPNADMWDWQLEGSCRGMDSASFFHPDGERGPARARREARAKAVCLSCPVLEMCRSHALAVHEPYGIWGGLSESEREHLIKSDKRALSMSGG
- the guaB gene encoding IMP dehydrogenase, with the protein product MTSDGITAPMPAKFAMLGLTFDDVLLLPAESDVVPSAVDTGTRLTRNITLGIPLVSAAMDTVTEARMAIAMARQGGIGVLQRNLPIDEQAAAVEVVKRSEAGMVTDPVTCSPDATLAEVDALCAKFRISGVPVADASGALVGIITNRDMRFEVDHSRPVSEVMTKAPLVTAQVGVSADAALGLLRRHKIEKLPIVDGAGKLRGLITVKDFVKTEQYPKATKDPDGRLIVGAAVGVGPDGHKRAMALADAGVDVLMVDTAHGHSRAVVDTVSLLKKELGDAVDIVGGNVATRAGAQALVDAGADGVKVGVGPGSICTTRIVAGVGVPQISAIYEADQACRPAGVPVIGDGGIQYSGDIAKAIASGASTVMLGSLLAGTAESPGDLILVNGKQFKVYRGMGSLGAMQSRGQAKSYSKDRYAQDDVLSEDKLVPEGIEGRIPFRGPLANVVHQLVGGLRSGMGYAGANTIAELQEAQLVRITAAGLKESHPHDITMTVEAPNYTTR
- a CDS encoding response regulator transcription factor → MTTVLICDDRRSVREGLTRVMSAVPGVSRIDCVAHGDELLARYSRQPVDVVLVGTQRAVPTGVEATRRLVSANPQANVIVFGAPDDAGSIAAAIAGGARGYLRWDASRPELVAALAHTLASTSVPAPRQPSDPGVQLTERELQVLRGMSQGKSNGQIGRELYLSEDTVKTHARRLFRKLGVRDRAQAVAHGFRRGLVS
- a CDS encoding anti-sigma-D factor RsdA is translated as MTGHEKGYEPDDVFGNGLSSSEAEFAADLSAVQADDALLDALGGSDPALADGLGDQELNALLVAWRRDIDSEPLAELVDVDTAVRTVTTASLAKQHASSGRRRRLLVPVAVAAAVLAIAFTGTGLAARSAEPGDTLWGLAKVLYSDHTRSVEAAANAKVDLEKANLAIAGGNLDAAREALDAAQAALSQVSDEDNRDQLMEQHRQLAAQLQNPEAPVQGPTQTTPTLVPPGASSTQVPPAGSATSIPGSGSGTTSLPGTGTPTPTPPPPPTTTPPPPTTEPPPSTTAASGNDPGTNTGRSESSVGGQSSGGE